The sequence CCAAAATAATTGCTTTCCCAATAAACTGTCCTATATGTATGTTATCTAAATATTGTGCTTCACCTAACATATGTGCTGGAGCATCTATGTGTGTACCTGTATGAGAATTCATCATAATTTTTGATTCTCTAAATCCATCACTTTCTAATGTACTCACCTTTTCAAAATAAGGTTTTTCATCACCTGGAAAAACTGGCATATCTGAATATATTAAATGAGTTAAATCAATTACCTTCATAATTCACACCCTAATTTCATTCATTTTATTACAACTTATTAATCTCAAACATCACTGAATTTATATTTTAAAAAACAATCTTTATAGAATTTTATTCTAACTTAGAATCTGAAACACCTGTATATCTAATAAACAATTATACAATAATTTATTACTATTTTAAACTTTTAAGAGGTTGACCAACACCATAATCTATATTTATAGATTACAACCTCTTTAAGGAAATATAAAACTAAATTTGAGCACTAACTACAATTGTCATCTCATTTAAATTATGAAGACCATCATGAGATGTACCTGGATAATGCAATGGCATTTCACCTGGCTTTGTTACTATGCTTACACCAAGCAATGTCATCTTCTCAACAAACTCTTCATCAGCACCACTATACCCCATAGTTTGTAAATATGCTTTTAAATTATTTTCAACATATTCATGCACTTCATCTGTATTGTCATAAGGACAAATAAAAATAAATCTATTAAAACATCTATCTATATCCTCCTTGTCTGGCATCCCATCACTTAAAATTATAGTATAGTCTGCATTGTAAGAGCCGTATAGCTTTGCATTTCTCTCCTTTTTTATTCCATACTTTAGCAAGCAATATTGCCTATCCTGTATTGCTTTCATAGAACTCCATGGATTTAAATATGCTTTTGGAAATCTTTCTGCAAGTTCATTCAGGCTTTCTGCTATGCTTTCAGCTAATAATTTAATGTCCAACTCTTTGTTTACAAACACTATTCTAGGTGATAAGCACGCCTTCTGCTCCCAACATACCATGTCTCGTGCAACACCTTTAGCAACATTATTTATATTTTCTACCTTGTCTATAACTTCAAAGCTAATTTTGGCACCATGCATAACTAAATGAGAATTATACTTTGCACATAGTTCTGCCATTATTCTTCCTGAATGCTCTCCTCCCCAATGTATAACACAATCAGTTTCCCTTACAATAGTTTCATATATATTTGAACACTCACTATTAAAATATACTACTGATAGTCTTTCCTCTATTGTTGGATCAATCTCAATCAAACTTTTATAAAAAGCATAGGCAAAATATGGCTCGTCTCCAGATACTTTTACTAAGTTACAATTTTTAGATAACAGTCCCATAGATATACTCGTTGGAATTACTACAAAAGCATTTCCAGAAACATTATGAAACATAACTCCTCTAGGTTGTCTATGAACCTTACCATAGCTTGTTCCAACCCAATTATCCAGTATATCAATATGACCAAGTTCTTCTCTAATTACTGCCTGTAAGTTCTCTTTTAATAACATTTGCATTGAATTTTCAAGTTCATAAGTCACAAGTTCTTGGCTTTGATTTAATATATGAGACAAAACCTCAATATGCTTTTTTGAGTATTCTCTATTTAACCACATCCTGCCACATTTATCTAAAAGCTCTAGAGTTTTTTCAACTGGTATACTGTGAACTTTATCTTTATTTTTTTTTAGCCGTTCTATCTCATTGACTATTTGACTTTCTTCTGAACAAACCAACTCTAAATCCATATCATTTATTTTCTTTGCTAAAGCGGTATTTCCACAGGTATATTCAATTCTCATTACTTCTCCTCCTTTACATTAAGAGTTGCTCCACATCCCTTTGCTTCTGCACCTTTAACTCTTCCTATTAGTTTTATAGTCATGACTCTTTGTCCACAATCAGGACATTTATCCATAGAAACTATTTCTCCAATATCATCAACTAATATAGATGCTCCGGCAAACGCAGAAGTTCCATATGCATTTAACATTTGTATGAATCCTCTATCACCTGGATTATAAAGTGACTTTAAAGTCTTAATATCCCTTATAATTACCTTGCCGTACTCAGGAATATGGAAAAGATAGTCCTTGTATTCCTTAGAATAGTGACCTGATATTGGAAAAGAGTTTTCTGTAAATGAGTATGAGTCTATGAAATTCTCTTCTGGTATACCAAGAAAGCTAGATATTTCTTCTACAAAATCTTGTCTTTTTAAAGTTGTTCCAACACTTAAAGAACCCTTTTTTCCATCCCAACCTCCTCCTCCTGTTTGAACTATTGTATTCTTTCCAAGATTCACTGGTCGTATTTTTTCCTTTAACAAATTTATTGTATTATACAGTAAAATAGTAGAACCTTTTATAGAAACATGATGTTCTAAATTATTATGTTCCCTCAAAAATGTTTCAAAAGCATCTAAGTTAATGTTTAATTCCTCGCCATCTGCTTCTAAAAGAAATACTGCATTATCATTAAATTCATACATATCCAATATGTTGCCAATGTATGATTCTGTAGGTTTTCCATGCACCATCTGACTTCTAAGTCTTTTCATAACTTCAGGTTCTGGATAAAAAACACAATCGTATTCACTAACGTTCTTATCCATAAACTTCTTTATCTGCACAAGATCAGTTGCACTTCTTCCCACTATGCTTGGATCCCCACTAGTACTACTAGACATTGTCCACTTATCAATTTTGTCTAGCGGAACTCTTAATAAGTCTGTAAATATTTCAGCAGATTTCTTAAATAATGTAGTTGTAACAAATGGTACTTGTTCAATATCCTTTTCAGAGTTTAGATTAATGCTAGGGTTAAATCCTTGATTATCACATATAAGTTTATATGCCGGACATTCATAGTATTGATTAACTAAGTTGTCCTTGAGATCTTGAAAGAAATTTTGCATATTGATACCTCCTTAAAATATATAAATAAACTGACTAGTCAGTTTATTTATACTACTGTGTGGAAATTTTTGCAAATACGTCTAACCTAAAAAAATACATTTATATCCGCTATATTGTTAAATTTTACACTATATTCTCTTTTTTACTTATTATTACACTCGATTAGATATATATTTACTATTCCAACCTATTATTTCTCAGTAATCAAAACTGTTAATTACTTATGAACCAGTATAAAATGTATGCTGAACCTTTTATCTATAATCCAAAGAGATGCAAAAAACAAAAAGATGACTCCTGTTCAATACAGAAATCATCTTCTTAACTTAATATATGGTCTTATTAATTAGAATCATTATTTAATTAGAAGAACACCAAGTTTAAAACAACTAGTTTATTGTTCTTCTTGATTAACATCATTATTTAATTACAGTCATTCCACCCATATAAGGTTGTAATGCAACTGGAATATTTATAGATCCATCTTCATTTAAGTTGTTTTCTAAAAATGCAATTAGCATTCTTGGAGGAGCAACTACAGTATTGTTTAATGTATGTGCAAAGTATTTGCCATTATCACCATCTACACGAATCTTTAGACGTCTAGCTTGTGCATCACCTAAGTTTGAGCAACTTCCTACTTCAAAGTACTTCTTTTGTCTAGGAGACCAAGCTTCTACATCTACTGATTTAACTTTTAAGTCTGCTAAGTCACCAGAACAACACTCTAAAGTTCTTACTGGTATATCTAAAGAACGGAATAAATCCACTGTGTTTCTCCATAGCTTATCATACCATTCCATGCTTTCTTCTGGTTTACATACAACTATCATTTCTTGTTTTTCAAATTGATGAATTCTATATACTCCTCTTTCTTCTATACCATGAGCTCCCTTTTCTTTTCTGAAACAAGGTGAGTAACTTGTTAAAGTTTGAGGCAATGAAGTTTCTGGTAATATTGTATCAATAAACTTACCAATCATTGAATGTTCACTTGTACCAATTAAGTACAAATCCTCTCCCTCAATCTTATACATCATAGCATCCATTTCGGCAAAGCTCATAACACCAGTTACAACTTCACTACGAATCATAAATGGTGGTATACAATATGTAAAACCACGATCTATCATGAAATCTCTTGCATAAGAAATTATTGCTGAATGAAGTCTTGCTACATTTCCCATTAAGTAATAGAATCCATTACCTGCAACCTTTCTAGCACTATCTAAATCAAGTCCATTTAATTTTTCCATAATTTCAGCATGATATGGAATTTCAAATTCTGGAACAACTGGTTCTCCAAAACGCTCTAGTTCAACATTTTCACTATCATCTTTACCTATAGGAACACTTGGATCAATTATGTTTGGAATAACCATCATAATATCCTTAACTTTTTTCTCTAATTCAGCTTCTTTTACTTCTAACTCAGCTAAACGATCAGAATCAGCAGTAACTTGTTTCTTTATTTCTTCTGCTTCGTCTTTCTTTCCTTGCCCCATTAAAGCACCAATTTGCTTTGAAATCTTATTTCTATTAGCTCTTAAAGTTTCTGCCTCTTGCTTAGCAGTTCTAAGTTCAGCATCTAAAGCAATCACTTCATCTACTAAACCTAATTTTTTATCCTGAAACTTATTCTTTATATTTTGCTTAACAATCTCAGGATTTTCTCTTACAAATTTTAAATCTAACATATTTTTGCCTCCTACATAAAATAAATTTATTTTTTAATAATAAAATAAAAACTTCCGTCTCAATTATACATACACCTATGGATATGTATAATTGGGACGGAAGAAAATCCGCGTTGCCACCCAAATTGCTAGTTTAAAATAAAAACTAGCCACTCAATAACAGTATGATAAAGGATACTACCCTTTCGATTCATCATCGACAGCTCCAAAAGTGGAAAGAGTTAAACTTTCACCGATTCTCACCTACCATCGGCTCTCTGAAGAAATTTATACATCGTAGCTTTTTTCATTGCTGCATTTTATATATCTTATTATTCATTAATTATATATACTTTTATACTTATATGCAAGTATAAATTAATCATTATCTTAAAGATAATACATTTATTGACTTGTAATATCTGTTAATTCTGCTACTTTTAAAATTAATTATTACTATTTTCCCGATTTTATACAAAAAGTTTTAGCACTTTCTACTTTTAAATGTTTACTTTCTAAATCTATATTTAATTTCCCATATAATACACTTGGCAAAATCACAGAAACTCCATTATAATTTTATTATTATGTCTAAATTTAAAAAAATCAAATAGGAGGCTAACAATGAATAACTTAAAAGTACGACTGAAACTAAGAATTTTTTCTATAATGGCATTATCATTAATTGTTCTAATAAGTATAGTAGGCTATTATTACCTTGATAAATCAAACAAGGACATAACAGCAATGTATAAAAGAAATTTACTTGGTGTTGAATTACTAAATGATAACAGAAACCAATCTAGAGCTATTGAGGCAGATCTATACTACATACTTTTACATCCAGAAGATAAAAGTAAGCAAGACGAAAAAGTAAAAGATATTGAAACTAGACAAAATTCATTTAAAAATAATCTCGAAAAGTATAAGCAATCTAATCTTGATAAATATGAACAAGATAGGTTAACAATTATTGAAAGTAATTTTGAAAAGTTTCTACAAGGAAAAGATGCTGCAATAAACTATGCTATGAAAGGAAATACAGCAAAAGCCTTAGAAGAATTTAATGCGGTTGAAACAAATAAAGATGAATTTCAAACAAGCTTAAAGGAAATTGCTTTATATGTTGCTAATTTATCAGATAAACTAAATGGGCAAAATAATATCAACTTTCATAATTCTCAAATGATATTTTTAGCAATATTTATATTTGCGGTAATTATTGGTACAGTGTATACAGTAGCACTGGCAAAATCTCTGGCTATACCATTAACCTTAGCAGTAGAACATTTGAAAAAAGTTGCTACCGGTGACTTTACAAACAAAGCTCCTGATAAAGCTTTGAAAAGAAGAGATGAAATAGGAGCAATGACTCAAGCTATAGATTTAATGCAAAATTCCTTAAAGCAGCTTATTGGAAATGTAAAACAAGAATCTGATTCCATAGAAACAGTTGTAAATAATATTTCAAAACATATGTATAACTTAAATATTAATATTGAGGAAGTAGCCTCAACTGCAGAAGAATTATCCGCAGGAACTGAACAAACTGCTGCTGCAACGCAAGAAATGAATGCTTCTGCTGATGAAATTGAAATTGCTGTTACTTCAATTGCAAAAAAAGCTCAAGAAGGAGCTATCCAAGCTTCTCATATAAATGAAAGAGCATTAGAAACTAAGGCTTCAGTAACGCAATCTCAAAAAAGAACTTTAGAAGTATTTACAGAAACTAAAAATAATTTAGAAGTGGCACTAGAAAATTCAAAAGTTGTAGAACAAATCAATGTATTATCTGAATCAATAATGGATATATCAGAACAAACTAACCTTTTAGCATTAAATGCTGCTATTGAAGCAGCAAGAGCTGGCGAATCTGGTAAAGGCTTTGCTGTAGTTGCAGATGAAATAAAAAATCTAGCAGAACAATCTCAAAATACAATAGCAGAAATTCAAAATATAACTGAAAAAGTTGTATCATCAGTGAATGATTTATCTTCTAGTTCAAATGAACTTTTGAATTTTGTATCTAAAGATGTAATAAATGACTACGATTCAATGCTAACTGTAGCTGATGAATATAGCAAAGATGCAGAGTTTGTAAACAATCTTGTGTTAGATTTCAGTTCTACTTCAGAAGAACTATTAGCCTCACTTCAAGAAGTAACAAATACAATTCAACAAGTATCTATGTCCACTAACGAAGGAGCAGAAGGTACTACAAATATTGCTTCAAAAATTGTAGACATCACAGAAAAATCTAATATCATCATTGAGGAAGTTACTAAATCAAAAGAAAGTGCAGATCAACTAAATCAAGAAGTAAGTAAATTTAAAATTTAATCTATATTAATCACCAATTTTTCCTGAGAGAATACACCAAATGGCTTGGACTATATTTTCTCAGGAAACTTTGTCAACAAAACAGACTTTTCTTCAAACCCACAAGCTTTATATAAATTTAATGCACTAATATTATTGCATTCTACATCCAATTCTATATTATTTATATTTTTTTCCTTAATTAAATCTATAGCTTTACTTAGTGCAGCTTTTGCATAACCCTTTCTTCTAAAGTTAGGCAATATTACAACTCCAAAAATATATGCTGAATTATCACTATAATCTATGCTTATTTTTCCTATAACCTGTTCTCTTAACTCAATCATATACGTATTTTGTTTCTCTTGCTCTTGTTGTAAAAAACTATTATTGATATATTCATCATAAAAAAACAGTATGTTTTGTCTTTGTATTTCCTGTAAATCAAACTCTTCTGCCTTTCTTAAGCTTATACCACTATGCTGAAAAGTAACTTTTTTAACTAGTTTCATTCTATATTCTAAAAAAGCAAATTTTCTCCCAACTATATTAATAAAATCAACTCCGTAACTTGATTGAGCTTCTGATAATAATACTAGTTTAGTGAATTTTCTGTTTCTACATTCTTCAGCCGCAAATCCGAGGAGCCTGCTAAACAACCCTTTGTTCCTCCAATGAGGATGGATCAATCCATTAATTTCACCTATGTTATTTCCTAAACTTGATATTTGAATATATGCTACTAACACCTCATCTACATAATAAAAAAATTCATTTATTTCATTTAACCTTGTTTCAGAACTTCTATTCATATTTACTCTACGGTCTAATTCTAATTTGATATTTGTTTTGTCATTAATATTGCATAAATCTTGAAGTTCATTTATTTGCTTATATTCTTTTTCTGATATAAATTCTTCCAAGCATATAAATTGTTTTGGTACTTTTTCACACATTATCAAACTCTCCTTTCCAACCATGATATTATATAATAATTATTTGATATTATGTGAATTTTATGAAATGACATTAATAAAAATACATTTTCTACATTAGCCTACCTAGTTTTCAACATCCTATATACGAGCAATGGGATAATAAGAACAATAACAATAATACCACAAGCGGCAAAACCTATTCTTGCATTAAAATGTTGAGTAATTACTCCAGCATAAAAGTTACCTACTGGTGTAGATCCTGCAAAAACTAAGGTATAGACACTCATAACCCTGCCCCTATATTCATTACTTGAATTAAGCTGCAATGTTGAATTTGCACTTGATGTAAAAGCGATAAAAAAGAAACCTGTAAGTGCAAGAAATATTCCTGTTACTAAAAAGATGCTAGTATACCCTGTAAGCATTAAAAATCCTCCTACAATCAGAGGCACAACATAAATAAAAACCTTTTTAGGACCATTCTTGCTTAACATAGCAATAAACATAGCACCTATAAATGACCCTAACCCCATAAAAGACATAAGAATACCAAAACCAGTTTCACCTTGTTTCAATACTTCTTTTGCAAAAACAGGCACTAGAACATTAAAATTAGGAACAAATGTACCAACTACCGCCATTATTAATATTGTATATAGAAGAACTGGCTTATGATAAATATACTTAAGTCCATCCTTTATTTCTCCTATCAACTTTGTATTTTTCTTATTTTTTGTTTCCACAACTTTTGATGGTTCTATCTTAATAAAAAACAAACTTATAAGAACTGCTCCAAAGCTGGCTGCATTTATGAAGAAGCAAGCTGCAATTCCTACATATCCCATAACTAACCCTGCTATAGATGGTCCTACAATTCTAGCTAAATTAAATGCCATAGAATTTAAGGCAATTCCATTCATTAGGTCTTCCTTTCCCACAAGCTCTACTATAATTGACTGGCGTGAAGGCATATCAATTGTATTAACAATACCAAGAACTGTAGACAATATTAGTATATGCCAGTAATGAACCTTACCTGTCCAAACCAAAATAGCAAGTATTAATGTAATTATAAGCGAAGCTGATTGAGTTAATATTAGAATTTTCTTTTTTGGGAACTTATCAACAATAACCCCTGCAAATAATGAAAATATTAGCATAGGAGTATATTGAACTATACCAATTAAACTTAATAAAAATGGTGAATTAGTTAATGTGTAAGCTAACCAAGGCTGAGCAATGTTCTGCATCCAAGTTCCTATTACTGAAATACACATTCCAATCCAATAATACCTAAAGTTTTTATGTTTTAATGAAATAAAAGGATTATTAAATTTATTTTTAGTCGAAATATTCATATCTTTTCTCTCTTTCAGTTTTATATATCTAATAAATAAACAAATGATTTAATAATCAGTGTATGTAATTTTCAATCAACAGACTTTATTCACTGAATATATATAATATAATTGGTTTATAATTGGCAAAATGATACTATTATTGATTATTAAAAGCATGTAATTAAATATTGATAAAATTATCAGTTTCATATGTATCTATATGGGTACATATAGAAGTATTCCATCTAAATGTTGGGGAAAAAAATGTCGAATTTTTGTAACTTGTCCACCAACATTATTATGGAACAGTTCTATATAGATAATTATTAATAAGTATCCCCTGCTAGTTATTCGTAATTGGTTTTTAGTTCTTTCCTAAAAATTCATTATTTATTAGTCACCATTCAATTACTTATTATTTATCACTTATCATTGACCAGAGAACATACCTGCTTAAAAGCTACTTTTAGCTTATAACTACATACCTTATGCTTTAACTATCAAATCTCTGTAATATCCACCTATCTCCATTAGATCTTCATGATTTCCCATCTCTAAGATTTCACCAT comes from Clostridium sp. TW13 and encodes:
- a CDS encoding acyl-protein synthetase, which codes for MQNFFQDLKDNLVNQYYECPAYKLICDNQGFNPSINLNSEKDIEQVPFVTTTLFKKSAEIFTDLLRVPLDKIDKWTMSSSTSGDPSIVGRSATDLVQIKKFMDKNVSEYDCVFYPEPEVMKRLRSQMVHGKPTESYIGNILDMYEFNDNAVFLLEADGEELNINLDAFETFLREHNNLEHHVSIKGSTILLYNTINLLKEKIRPVNLGKNTIVQTGGGGWDGKKGSLSVGTTLKRQDFVEEISSFLGIPEENFIDSYSFTENSFPISGHYSKEYKDYLFHIPEYGKVIIRDIKTLKSLYNPGDRGFIQMLNAYGTSAFAGASILVDDIGEIVSMDKCPDCGQRVMTIKLIGRVKGAEAKGCGATLNVKEEK
- the serS gene encoding serine--tRNA ligase; amino-acid sequence: MLDLKFVRENPEIVKQNIKNKFQDKKLGLVDEVIALDAELRTAKQEAETLRANRNKISKQIGALMGQGKKDEAEEIKKQVTADSDRLAELEVKEAELEKKVKDIMMVIPNIIDPSVPIGKDDSENVELERFGEPVVPEFEIPYHAEIMEKLNGLDLDSARKVAGNGFYYLMGNVARLHSAIISYARDFMIDRGFTYCIPPFMIRSEVVTGVMSFAEMDAMMYKIEGEDLYLIGTSEHSMIGKFIDTILPETSLPQTLTSYSPCFRKEKGAHGIEERGVYRIHQFEKQEMIVVCKPEESMEWYDKLWRNTVDLFRSLDIPVRTLECCSGDLADLKVKSVDVEAWSPRQKKYFEVGSCSNLGDAQARRLKIRVDGDNGKYFAHTLNNTVVAPPRMLIAFLENNLNEDGSINIPVALQPYMGGMTVIK
- a CDS encoding GNAT family N-acetyltransferase produces the protein MCEKVPKQFICLEEFISEKEYKQINELQDLCNINDKTNIKLELDRRVNMNRSSETRLNEINEFFYYVDEVLVAYIQISSLGNNIGEINGLIHPHWRNKGLFSRLLGFAAEECRNRKFTKLVLLSEAQSSYGVDFINIVGRKFAFLEYRMKLVKKVTFQHSGISLRKAEEFDLQEIQRQNILFFYDEYINNSFLQQEQEKQNTYMIELREQVIGKISIDYSDNSAYIFGVVILPNFRRKGYAKAALSKAIDLIKEKNINNIELDVECNNISALNLYKACGFEEKSVLLTKFPEKI
- a CDS encoding MFS transporter; the protein is MNISTKNKFNNPFISLKHKNFRYYWIGMCISVIGTWMQNIAQPWLAYTLTNSPFLLSLIGIVQYTPMLIFSLFAGVIVDKFPKKKILILTQSASLIITLILAILVWTGKVHYWHILILSTVLGIVNTIDMPSRQSIIVELVGKEDLMNGIALNSMAFNLARIVGPSIAGLVMGYVGIAACFFINAASFGAVLISLFFIKIEPSKVVETKNKKNTKLIGEIKDGLKYIYHKPVLLYTILIMAVVGTFVPNFNVLVPVFAKEVLKQGETGFGILMSFMGLGSFIGAMFIAMLSKNGPKKVFIYVVPLIVGGFLMLTGYTSIFLVTGIFLALTGFFFIAFTSSANSTLQLNSSNEYRGRVMSVYTLVFAGSTPVGNFYAGVITQHFNARIGFAACGIIVIVLIIPLLVYRMLKTR
- a CDS encoding methyl-accepting chemotaxis protein; this translates as MNNLKVRLKLRIFSIMALSLIVLISIVGYYYLDKSNKDITAMYKRNLLGVELLNDNRNQSRAIEADLYYILLHPEDKSKQDEKVKDIETRQNSFKNNLEKYKQSNLDKYEQDRLTIIESNFEKFLQGKDAAINYAMKGNTAKALEEFNAVETNKDEFQTSLKEIALYVANLSDKLNGQNNINFHNSQMIFLAIFIFAVIIGTVYTVALAKSLAIPLTLAVEHLKKVATGDFTNKAPDKALKRRDEIGAMTQAIDLMQNSLKQLIGNVKQESDSIETVVNNISKHMYNLNINIEEVASTAEELSAGTEQTAAATQEMNASADEIEIAVTSIAKKAQEGAIQASHINERALETKASVTQSQKRTLEVFTETKNNLEVALENSKVVEQINVLSESIMDISEQTNLLALNAAIEAARAGESGKGFAVVADEIKNLAEQSQNTIAEIQNITEKVVSSVNDLSSSSNELLNFVSKDVINDYDSMLTVADEYSKDAEFVNNLVLDFSSTSEELLASLQEVTNTIQQVSMSTNEGAEGTTNIASKIVDITEKSNIIIEEVTKSKESADQLNQEVSKFKI
- a CDS encoding acyl-CoA reductase, with product MRIEYTCGNTALAKKINDMDLELVCSEESQIVNEIERLKKNKDKVHSIPVEKTLELLDKCGRMWLNREYSKKHIEVLSHILNQSQELVTYELENSMQMLLKENLQAVIREELGHIDILDNWVGTSYGKVHRQPRGVMFHNVSGNAFVVIPTSISMGLLSKNCNLVKVSGDEPYFAYAFYKSLIEIDPTIEERLSVVYFNSECSNIYETIVRETDCVIHWGGEHSGRIMAELCAKYNSHLVMHGAKISFEVIDKVENINNVAKGVARDMVCWEQKACLSPRIVFVNKELDIKLLAESIAESLNELAERFPKAYLNPWSSMKAIQDRQYCLLKYGIKKERNAKLYGSYNADYTIILSDGMPDKEDIDRCFNRFIFICPYDNTDEVHEYVENNLKAYLQTMGYSGADEEFVEKMTLLGVSIVTKPGEMPLHYPGTSHDGLHNLNEMTIVVSAQI